A segment of the Candidatus Methanomethylicota archaeon genome:
AATAATTGATATAACTAAAGAAGTTGAAAAAATAGTAAATGATAGTGAAATTGAAAATGGTATGTGTATTGTATATTCAATGCATTCAACAACAGCTATAATAATAAATGAAAAAGAAGAAGGGCTTATGGAAGATATTATAAATAAAATAAATGAAGATTATCCAAGAAATGGAAAATGGTTTCATAATAGAATTGATGATAATGCAGATGCACATTTAGCAGGAGCATTTATAGGACCTTCAATAACAATTCCAATAAGAGAAAGAAGGCTATGTTTAGGTACTTGGCAAAATTTATTCTTTTTAGAACTTGATGGACCAAGAATTGGAAGAAAAGTCATTATTGAAGTTTTAGGTTTATAATTTTCATAAATTTAATTGCATCTTCAATCATTTTTATATTATTAAACATTACATAAAATATTTCAGCATTAATTTTCATTATAATATTATAAAGTTTATTTAAATCTTCATTAGTATAAACATAGCGATAATTAGTTTCTTTTCCACCTATTCCATGAAGTCTAAAATATATAATATTTGATTCTATAGAAGGAAGTCTTCTAAAAGGATCTACTACATGAATTAAATTAAGTTCTTTACAAATATTTGCTATAATATCACTATTCCAATCTCCTCTTGGTTCCCATCCTAGTATTAAATCTTCTCTATTTATAGAAGAAAGGAATTTCTTCATATTTTCTATATTATCTTTAGAAGGATTAAAACTAGGAGGGGTTTGAATTATTATTATTTTTGATTTAAGTATTTTACAAATTTTAATTATTTCTTCCCATGCTTTAAAATTCTCTTCAGTAGGTTTTAAATAACCAAAATTTTCAATTTTTCCCCATTTAGGTGGAGTAGATTTTTTCCAAGTTGGACTATTATATGGATGAGTTATTACTTGCCATGCTTTTATTATAAATTCAAAATTTTTTGGACTTTCTAATCTATATTTTTCTAATGTTTCAATTTTTGGTAATTTATAAAAAGTTTCTTGAAGTTCAATACAAGAAAATGTTTCATAATATTTAGATTTTTTACCTCCCCATCCACATGTTCCTATTTTTATTTCTTTTTGAAATTCTTTATTTATTTGGAAAACCCCCATATTTTTCTCTTAATACTCTTCTAAGTATTTTCCATGCATTCATTTTTGGAAGTTCATTTAAAAATATTATGTATTTTGGAATTTTATAATTTGCAATTTTATCTTTACAAAATTCAATTATTTCTTCTGAAGTAGCATTTTCACCTGATTTTAAAACTATAGCAGCAGCTGGAACTTCTCCTCTTCTTTCATCATATTTACTAAATACAGCAACTTCAGCAACTTTAGGATGTTTAAGAATTACTTCTTCTACTTCATTTGGATATATTTTCCAACCAGACATTATTATAACATCTTTTTTTCTTGTAGTTATATAAA
Coding sequences within it:
- a CDS encoding secondary thiamine-phosphate synthase enzyme YjbQ; its protein translation is MKIFFKELLLNTKKRREIIDITKEVEKIVNDSEIENGMCIVYSMHSTTAIIINEKEEGLMEDIINKINEDYPRNGKWFHNRIDDNADAHLAGAFIGPSITIPIRERRLCLGTWQNLFFLELDGPRIGRKVIIEVLGL
- a CDS encoding DUF72 domain-containing protein, with translation MGVFQINKEFQKEIKIGTCGWGGKKSKYYETFSCIELQETFYKLPKIETLEKYRLESPKNFEFIIKAWQVITHPYNSPTWKKSTPPKWGKIENFGYLKPTEENFKAWEEIIKICKILKSKIIIIQTPPSFNPSKDNIENMKKFLSSINREDLILGWEPRGDWNSDIIANICKELNLIHVVDPFRRLPSIESNIIYFRLHGIGGKETNYRYVYTNEDLNKLYNIIMKINAEIFYVMFNNIKMIEDAIKFMKIINLKLQ